One region of Anser cygnoides isolate HZ-2024a breed goose chromosome 22, Taihu_goose_T2T_genome, whole genome shotgun sequence genomic DNA includes:
- the ATP6V0A1 gene encoding V-type proton ATPase 116 kDa subunit a 1 isoform X11: MGELFRSEEMTLAQLFLQSEAAYCCVSELGELGKVQFRDLNPDVNVFQRKFVNEVRRCEEMDRKLRFVEKEIKKANIPIMDTGENPEVPFPRDMIDLEANFEKIENELKEINTNQEALKRNFLELTELKFILRKTQQFFDEMADPDLLEESSSLLEPSEMGRGAPLRLGFVAGVINRERIPMFERMLWRVCRGNVFLRQAEIENPLEDPVTGDYVHKSVFIIFFQGDQLKNRVKKICEGFRASLYPCPETPQERKEMASGVNTRIDDLQMVLNQTEDHRQRVLQAAAKNIRVWFIKVRKMKAIYHTLNLCNIDVTQKCLIAEVWCPVADLDSIQFALRRGTEHSGSTVPSILNRMQTNQTPPTYNKTNKFTCGFQNIVDAYGIGTYREINPAPYTIITFPFLFAVMFGDFGHGILMTLIAVWMVFRESRILSQKSDNEMFNTVFSGRYIILLMGLFSTYTGLIYNDCFSKSLNMFGSSWSVRPMFSKGNWSDALLETTPLLQLNPAIPGVFGGPYPFGIDPIWNIATNKLAFLNSFKMKMSVILGIIHMLFGVTLSLLNHIYFKKPLNIYLGFIPEIIFMSSLFGYLVILIFYKWTAYDAHTSKDAPSLLIHFINMFLFSYGDTSNKMLYKGQQGLQCFLVVVALLCVPWMLVAKPLVLRHQYLRRKHLGTHNFGGIRVGNGPTEEDAEIIQHDQLSTHSEEGEEFDFADTVVYQAIHTIEYCLGCISNTASYLRLWALSLAHARLSSRTSSTLALGSSSSPSPSIPSAKGSLTTRDPSAPAVLSICDLRLVLSRVSELHVLLP; encoded by the exons ATGGGGGAGCTGTTCCGCAGCGAGGAGATGACCCTGGCGCAGCTCTTCCTGCAGTCCGAGGCCGCGTACTGCTGCGTCAGCGAGCTGGGCGAGCTGGGGAAGGTCCAGTTCCGCGAC CTGAACCCGGACGTGAATGTGTTCCAGCGTAAATTCGTTAATGAAGTCAGGAGGTGCGAAGAAATGGACCGCAAGCTGA GGTTTGTTGAGAAGGAgattaaaaaggcaaatattccTATCATGGACACTGGTGAAAACCCAGAGGTGCCTTTTCCGCGTGACATGATTGACTTGGAG gcaaactttgagaaaaTTGAAAATGAGCTTAAAGAAATCAACACAAACCAGGAAGCTCTGAAGAGAAACTTCTTGGAGCTGACAGAGTTAAAATTTATACTGCGTAAAACTCAGCAGTTTTTTGATGAG ATGGCGGATCCAGACCTGTTGGAGGAATCCTCTTCGCTCCTGGAGCCAAGCGAGATGGGAAGAGGTGCCCCGCTACGGCTCGG GTTTGTGGCTGGTGTGATCAACCGCGAGCGAATCCCCATGTTTGAGCGCATGCTGTGGCGAGTGTGCCGAGGGAACGTGTTCCTGCGTCAAGCAGAGATTGAAAACCCCCTGGAGGATCCTGTAACG gGGGATTATGTGCACAAGTCTGTGTTCATCATCTTTTTCCAAGGTGACCAGTTAAAGAACAGAGTCAAGAAGATATGTGAAGG ATTCCGTGCCTCCCTCTACCCGTGTCCAGAAACACCACAGGAGCGGAAGGAAATGGCTTCTGGTGTCAATACCAGAATTGATGATCTTCAGATG GTGCTGAACCAAACAGAGGATCATCGCCAAAGggttctgcaggcagctgctaaAAATATCCGTGTCTGGTTCATCAAAGTACGCAAGATGAAGGCCATCTACCATACCCTGAACCTGTGCAATATCGATGTGACACAGAAGTGCTTGATTGCTGAAGTCTGGTGTCCTGTTGCTGACCTCGATTCTATCCAGTTTGCTCTCAGGAGGGGCACT gagcACAGTGGATCCACTGTCCCATCCATTTTAAATAGGATGCAAACTAATCAGACCCCACCAACATACAACAAAACTAACAAGTTTACTTGTGGCTTTCAAAACATTGTTGATGCTTATGGCATTGGAACTTATCGGGAAATAAATCCAG caCCGTACACAATCATTACCTTCCCATTTCTGTTTGCTGTGATGTTCGGAGATTTTGGCCATGGAATCCTGATGACTCTGATTGCTGTCTGGATGGTGTTTAGGGAAAGTCGTATTCTGTCACAGAAAAGTGACAATGAG ATGTTCAACACTGTTTTTAGCGGACGATACATCATTCTACTGATGGGACTATTCTCCACTTACACGGGCCTCATCTATAACGACTGCTTCTCCAAGTCTCTCAATATGTTTGGTTCATCGTGGAGCGTCCGGCCGATGTTCTCAAAAGGCAATTGGTC AGATGCTCTGCTGGAGACTACTCCTCTGCTTCAGCTGAACCCTGCTATTCCAGGGGTGTTTGGTGGACCATATCCCTTTGGCATTGACCCA ATCTGGAATATCGCCACCAATAAGCTGGCCTTCCTCAATTCATTTAAGATGAAAATGTCTGTGATTCTTGGCATTATCCACATGCTCTTTGGTGTCACGTTGAGTCTTCTCAACCACAT atatTTTAAGAAGCCACTGAACATATACCTTGGATTTattccagaaattattttcatgtccTCACTGTTTGGATACCTTGTTATTCTCATTTTCTACAAATGGACAGCGTACGATGCTCACACATCAAAGGATGCACCAAGccttttaatacattttatcaACATGTTTCTGTTCTCCTATGGTGATACCAGTAACAAGATGCTTTACAAAGGGCAG CAAGGGCTCCAGTGTTTCCTCGTGGTGGTGGCGTTACTGTGCGTGCCGTGGATGCTGGTAGCTAAACCTCTGGTCCTTCGCCATCAGTATTTAAGGAGAAAGCACTTG GGGACGCACAACTTTGGTGGGATCCGGGTGGGCAATGGACCAACTGAGGAGGATGCTGAGATCATCCAACATGACCAGCTGTCTACCCAttctgaggagggggaagag TTCGACTTTGCCGACACGGTGGTGTACCAGGCAATCCACACCATTGAGTATTGCTTGGGGTGCATCTCAAACACCGCGTCCTACTTGAGGCTCTGGGCTCTCAGCTTAGCCCACGCAC
- the ATP6V0A1 gene encoding V-type proton ATPase 116 kDa subunit a 1 isoform X9 encodes MGELFRSEEMTLAQLFLQSEAAYCCVSELGELGKVQFRDLNPDVNVFQRKFVNEVRRCEEMDRKLRFVEKEIKKANIPIMDTGENPEVPFPRDMIDLEANFEKIENELKEINTNQEALKRNFLELTELKFILRKTQQFFDEAELHHQQMADPDLLEESSSLLEPSEMGRGAPLRLGFVAGVINRERIPMFERMLWRVCRGNVFLRQAEIENPLEDPVTGDYVHKSVFIIFFQGDQLKNRVKKICEGFRASLYPCPETPQERKEMASGVNTRIDDLQMVLNQTEDHRQRVLQAAAKNIRVWFIKVRKMKAIYHTLNLCNIDVTQKCLIAEVWCPVADLDSIQFALRRGTEHSGSTVPSILNRMQTNQTPPTYNKTNKFTCGFQNIVDAYGIGTYREINPAPYTIITFPFLFAVMFGDFGHGILMTLIAVWMVFRESRILSQKSDNEMFNTVFSGRYIILLMGLFSTYTGLIYNDCFSKSLNMFGSSWSVRPMFSKGNWSDALLETTPLLQLNPAIPGVFGGPYPFGIDPIWNIATNKLAFLNSFKMKMSVILGIIHMLFGVTLSLLNHIYFKKPLNIYLGFIPEIIFMSSLFGYLVILIFYKWTAYDAHTSKDAPSLLIHFINMFLFSYGDTSNKMLYKGQQGLQCFLVVVALLCVPWMLVAKPLVLRHQYLRRKHLGTHNFGGIRVGNGPTEEDAEIIQHDQLSTHSEEGEEFDFADTVVYQAIHTIEYCLGCISNTASYLRLWALSLAHARLSSRTSSTLALGSSSSPSPSIPSAKGSLTTRDPSAPAVLSICDLRLVLSRVSELHVLLP; translated from the exons ATGGGGGAGCTGTTCCGCAGCGAGGAGATGACCCTGGCGCAGCTCTTCCTGCAGTCCGAGGCCGCGTACTGCTGCGTCAGCGAGCTGGGCGAGCTGGGGAAGGTCCAGTTCCGCGAC CTGAACCCGGACGTGAATGTGTTCCAGCGTAAATTCGTTAATGAAGTCAGGAGGTGCGAAGAAATGGACCGCAAGCTGA GGTTTGTTGAGAAGGAgattaaaaaggcaaatattccTATCATGGACACTGGTGAAAACCCAGAGGTGCCTTTTCCGCGTGACATGATTGACTTGGAG gcaaactttgagaaaaTTGAAAATGAGCTTAAAGAAATCAACACAAACCAGGAAGCTCTGAAGAGAAACTTCTTGGAGCTGACAGAGTTAAAATTTATACTGCGTAAAACTCAGCAGTTTTTTGATGAG GCTGAATTGCATCATCAGCAGATGGCGGATCCAGACCTGTTGGAGGAATCCTCTTCGCTCCTGGAGCCAAGCGAGATGGGAAGAGGTGCCCCGCTACGGCTCGG GTTTGTGGCTGGTGTGATCAACCGCGAGCGAATCCCCATGTTTGAGCGCATGCTGTGGCGAGTGTGCCGAGGGAACGTGTTCCTGCGTCAAGCAGAGATTGAAAACCCCCTGGAGGATCCTGTAACG gGGGATTATGTGCACAAGTCTGTGTTCATCATCTTTTTCCAAGGTGACCAGTTAAAGAACAGAGTCAAGAAGATATGTGAAGG ATTCCGTGCCTCCCTCTACCCGTGTCCAGAAACACCACAGGAGCGGAAGGAAATGGCTTCTGGTGTCAATACCAGAATTGATGATCTTCAGATG GTGCTGAACCAAACAGAGGATCATCGCCAAAGggttctgcaggcagctgctaaAAATATCCGTGTCTGGTTCATCAAAGTACGCAAGATGAAGGCCATCTACCATACCCTGAACCTGTGCAATATCGATGTGACACAGAAGTGCTTGATTGCTGAAGTCTGGTGTCCTGTTGCTGACCTCGATTCTATCCAGTTTGCTCTCAGGAGGGGCACT gagcACAGTGGATCCACTGTCCCATCCATTTTAAATAGGATGCAAACTAATCAGACCCCACCAACATACAACAAAACTAACAAGTTTACTTGTGGCTTTCAAAACATTGTTGATGCTTATGGCATTGGAACTTATCGGGAAATAAATCCAG caCCGTACACAATCATTACCTTCCCATTTCTGTTTGCTGTGATGTTCGGAGATTTTGGCCATGGAATCCTGATGACTCTGATTGCTGTCTGGATGGTGTTTAGGGAAAGTCGTATTCTGTCACAGAAAAGTGACAATGAG ATGTTCAACACTGTTTTTAGCGGACGATACATCATTCTACTGATGGGACTATTCTCCACTTACACGGGCCTCATCTATAACGACTGCTTCTCCAAGTCTCTCAATATGTTTGGTTCATCGTGGAGCGTCCGGCCGATGTTCTCAAAAGGCAATTGGTC AGATGCTCTGCTGGAGACTACTCCTCTGCTTCAGCTGAACCCTGCTATTCCAGGGGTGTTTGGTGGACCATATCCCTTTGGCATTGACCCA ATCTGGAATATCGCCACCAATAAGCTGGCCTTCCTCAATTCATTTAAGATGAAAATGTCTGTGATTCTTGGCATTATCCACATGCTCTTTGGTGTCACGTTGAGTCTTCTCAACCACAT atatTTTAAGAAGCCACTGAACATATACCTTGGATTTattccagaaattattttcatgtccTCACTGTTTGGATACCTTGTTATTCTCATTTTCTACAAATGGACAGCGTACGATGCTCACACATCAAAGGATGCACCAAGccttttaatacattttatcaACATGTTTCTGTTCTCCTATGGTGATACCAGTAACAAGATGCTTTACAAAGGGCAG CAAGGGCTCCAGTGTTTCCTCGTGGTGGTGGCGTTACTGTGCGTGCCGTGGATGCTGGTAGCTAAACCTCTGGTCCTTCGCCATCAGTATTTAAGGAGAAAGCACTTG GGGACGCACAACTTTGGTGGGATCCGGGTGGGCAATGGACCAACTGAGGAGGATGCTGAGATCATCCAACATGACCAGCTGTCTACCCAttctgaggagggggaagag TTCGACTTTGCCGACACGGTGGTGTACCAGGCAATCCACACCATTGAGTATTGCTTGGGGTGCATCTCAAACACCGCGTCCTACTTGAGGCTCTGGGCTCTCAGCTTAGCCCACGCAC
- the ATP6V0A1 gene encoding V-type proton ATPase 116 kDa subunit a 1 isoform X8 codes for MGELFRSEEMTLAQLFLQSEAAYCCVSELGELGKVQFRDLNPDVNVFQRKFVNEVRRCEEMDRKLRFVEKEIKKANIPIMDTGENPEVPFPRDMIDLEANFEKIENELKEINTNQEALKRNFLELTELKFILRKTQQFFDEAELHHQQMADPDLLEESSSLLEPSEMGRGAPLRLGFVAGVINRERIPMFERMLWRVCRGNVFLRQAEIENPLEDPVTGDYVHKSVFIIFFQGDQLKNRVKKICEGFRASLYPCPETPQERKEMASGVNTRIDDLQMVLNQTEDHRQRVLQAAAKNIRVWFIKVRKMKAIYHTLNLCNIDVTQKCLIAEVWCPVADLDSIQFALRRGTEHSGSTVPSILNRMQTNQTPPTYNKTNKFTCGFQNIVDAYGIGTYREINPAPYTIITFPFLFAVMFGDFGHGILMTLIAVWMVFRESRILSQKSDNEMFNTVFSGRYIILLMGLFSTYTGLIYNDCFSKSLNMFGSSWSVRPMFSKGNWSDALLETTPLLQLNPAIPGVFGGPYPFGIDPIWNIATNKLAFLNSFKMKMSVILGIIHMLFGVTLSLLNHIYFKKPLNIYLGFIPEIIFMSSLFGYLVILIFYKWTAYDAHTSKDAPSLLIHFINMFLFSYGDTSNKMLYKGQQGLQCFLVVVALLCVPWMLVAKPLVLRHQYLRRKHLGTHNFGGIRVGNGPTEEDAEIIQHDQLSTHSEEGEEPTEDEVFDFADTVVYQAIHTIEYCLGCISNTASYLRLWALSLAHARLSSRTSSTLALGSSSSPSPSIPSAKGSLTTRDPSAPAVLSICDLRLVLSRVSELHVLLP; via the exons ATGGGGGAGCTGTTCCGCAGCGAGGAGATGACCCTGGCGCAGCTCTTCCTGCAGTCCGAGGCCGCGTACTGCTGCGTCAGCGAGCTGGGCGAGCTGGGGAAGGTCCAGTTCCGCGAC CTGAACCCGGACGTGAATGTGTTCCAGCGTAAATTCGTTAATGAAGTCAGGAGGTGCGAAGAAATGGACCGCAAGCTGA GGTTTGTTGAGAAGGAgattaaaaaggcaaatattccTATCATGGACACTGGTGAAAACCCAGAGGTGCCTTTTCCGCGTGACATGATTGACTTGGAG gcaaactttgagaaaaTTGAAAATGAGCTTAAAGAAATCAACACAAACCAGGAAGCTCTGAAGAGAAACTTCTTGGAGCTGACAGAGTTAAAATTTATACTGCGTAAAACTCAGCAGTTTTTTGATGAG GCTGAATTGCATCATCAGCAGATGGCGGATCCAGACCTGTTGGAGGAATCCTCTTCGCTCCTGGAGCCAAGCGAGATGGGAAGAGGTGCCCCGCTACGGCTCGG GTTTGTGGCTGGTGTGATCAACCGCGAGCGAATCCCCATGTTTGAGCGCATGCTGTGGCGAGTGTGCCGAGGGAACGTGTTCCTGCGTCAAGCAGAGATTGAAAACCCCCTGGAGGATCCTGTAACG gGGGATTATGTGCACAAGTCTGTGTTCATCATCTTTTTCCAAGGTGACCAGTTAAAGAACAGAGTCAAGAAGATATGTGAAGG ATTCCGTGCCTCCCTCTACCCGTGTCCAGAAACACCACAGGAGCGGAAGGAAATGGCTTCTGGTGTCAATACCAGAATTGATGATCTTCAGATG GTGCTGAACCAAACAGAGGATCATCGCCAAAGggttctgcaggcagctgctaaAAATATCCGTGTCTGGTTCATCAAAGTACGCAAGATGAAGGCCATCTACCATACCCTGAACCTGTGCAATATCGATGTGACACAGAAGTGCTTGATTGCTGAAGTCTGGTGTCCTGTTGCTGACCTCGATTCTATCCAGTTTGCTCTCAGGAGGGGCACT gagcACAGTGGATCCACTGTCCCATCCATTTTAAATAGGATGCAAACTAATCAGACCCCACCAACATACAACAAAACTAACAAGTTTACTTGTGGCTTTCAAAACATTGTTGATGCTTATGGCATTGGAACTTATCGGGAAATAAATCCAG caCCGTACACAATCATTACCTTCCCATTTCTGTTTGCTGTGATGTTCGGAGATTTTGGCCATGGAATCCTGATGACTCTGATTGCTGTCTGGATGGTGTTTAGGGAAAGTCGTATTCTGTCACAGAAAAGTGACAATGAG ATGTTCAACACTGTTTTTAGCGGACGATACATCATTCTACTGATGGGACTATTCTCCACTTACACGGGCCTCATCTATAACGACTGCTTCTCCAAGTCTCTCAATATGTTTGGTTCATCGTGGAGCGTCCGGCCGATGTTCTCAAAAGGCAATTGGTC AGATGCTCTGCTGGAGACTACTCCTCTGCTTCAGCTGAACCCTGCTATTCCAGGGGTGTTTGGTGGACCATATCCCTTTGGCATTGACCCA ATCTGGAATATCGCCACCAATAAGCTGGCCTTCCTCAATTCATTTAAGATGAAAATGTCTGTGATTCTTGGCATTATCCACATGCTCTTTGGTGTCACGTTGAGTCTTCTCAACCACAT atatTTTAAGAAGCCACTGAACATATACCTTGGATTTattccagaaattattttcatgtccTCACTGTTTGGATACCTTGTTATTCTCATTTTCTACAAATGGACAGCGTACGATGCTCACACATCAAAGGATGCACCAAGccttttaatacattttatcaACATGTTTCTGTTCTCCTATGGTGATACCAGTAACAAGATGCTTTACAAAGGGCAG CAAGGGCTCCAGTGTTTCCTCGTGGTGGTGGCGTTACTGTGCGTGCCGTGGATGCTGGTAGCTAAACCTCTGGTCCTTCGCCATCAGTATTTAAGGAGAAAGCACTTG GGGACGCACAACTTTGGTGGGATCCGGGTGGGCAATGGACCAACTGAGGAGGATGCTGAGATCATCCAACATGACCAGCTGTCTACCCAttctgaggagggggaagag CCTACAGAGGATGAGGTG TTCGACTTTGCCGACACGGTGGTGTACCAGGCAATCCACACCATTGAGTATTGCTTGGGGTGCATCTCAAACACCGCGTCCTACTTGAGGCTCTGGGCTCTCAGCTTAGCCCACGCAC